A DNA window from Citrobacter tructae contains the following coding sequences:
- the gyrA gene encoding DNA topoisomerase (ATP-hydrolyzing) subunit A: MSDLAREITPVNIEEELKSSYLDYAMSVIVGRALPDVRDGLKPVHRRVLYAMNVLGNDWNKAYKKSARVVGDVIGKYHPHGDTAVYDTIVRMAQPFSLRYMLVDGQGNFGSVDGDSAAAMRYTEIRMSKIAHELMADLEKETVDFVDNYDGTERIPDVMPTKIPNLLVNGSSGIAVGMATNIPPHNLTEVINGCLAYIDDEDISIEGLMEHIPGPDFPTAAIINGRRGIEEAYRTGRGKVYIRARAEVEADAKTGRETIIVHEIPYQVNKARLIEKIAELVKEKRVEGISALRDESDKDGMRIVIEVKRDAVGEVVLNNLYSQTQLQVSFGINMVALHHGQPKIMNLKDIIAAFVRHRREVVTRRTIFELRKARDRAHILEALAIALANIDPIIELIRRAPTPAEAKAGLVARSWELGNVSAMLERAGDDAARPEWLEPEFGVRDGQYYLTEQQAQAILDLRLQKLTGLEHEKLLDEYKELLEQIAELLHILGSADRLMEVIREEMELVREQFGDERRTEITANSADINIEDLITQEDVVVTLSHQGYVKYQPLTDYEAQRRGGKGKSAARIKEEDFIDRLLVANTHDTILCFSSRGRLYWMKVYQLPEASRGARGRPIVNLLPLEANERITAILPVREYEEGVNVFMATASGTVKKTALTEFSRPRSAGIIAVNLNEGDELIGVDLTSGSDEAMLFSAAGKVVRFKEDAVRAMGRTATGVRGIKLAGEDKVVSLIIPRGEGAILTVTQNGYGKRTAAEEYPTKSRATQGVISIKVTERNGSVVGAVQVTDSDQIMMITDAGTLVRTRVSEISVVGRNTQGVILIRTAEDENVVGLQRVAEPVDDEELDSIDGSAAEGDEDIAPEAESDDDAADDAEE; this comes from the coding sequence ATGAGCGACCTTGCGAGAGAAATTACACCGGTCAACATTGAGGAAGAGCTGAAGAGCTCCTATCTGGATTATGCGATGTCGGTCATTGTTGGCCGTGCGCTGCCGGATGTCCGAGATGGCCTGAAGCCGGTTCACCGTCGCGTACTTTACGCCATGAACGTATTGGGCAACGACTGGAATAAAGCCTATAAAAAATCTGCCCGTGTCGTTGGTGACGTAATCGGTAAATACCACCCTCATGGTGATACCGCCGTTTACGACACCATTGTTCGTATGGCGCAACCATTCTCCTTGCGTTACATGCTGGTGGATGGTCAGGGTAACTTTGGTTCTGTCGATGGCGACTCCGCCGCAGCGATGCGTTATACGGAAATCCGTATGTCGAAAATCGCCCACGAACTGATGGCTGACCTGGAAAAAGAAACGGTTGATTTCGTCGATAACTACGACGGCACCGAACGCATTCCGGATGTTATGCCAACCAAAATTCCTAACCTGCTGGTGAACGGTTCGTCCGGTATCGCGGTAGGTATGGCGACCAACATTCCGCCGCACAACCTGACGGAAGTGATTAACGGCTGCCTGGCCTACATTGACGATGAAGACATCAGCATTGAAGGGCTGATGGAACACATCCCAGGCCCGGACTTCCCGACCGCTGCGATCATCAACGGTCGTCGTGGTATTGAAGAAGCCTACCGTACCGGCCGTGGCAAAGTGTACATTCGCGCACGCGCGGAAGTCGAAGCTGACGCGAAAACCGGTCGTGAAACCATTATCGTGCACGAAATTCCGTATCAGGTGAACAAAGCGCGCCTGATCGAGAAAATTGCCGAGCTGGTAAAAGAAAAACGCGTTGAAGGCATCAGCGCGCTGCGTGACGAGTCTGACAAAGACGGTATGCGCATCGTGATTGAAGTAAAACGCGACGCGGTCGGGGAAGTGGTTCTCAACAACCTCTATTCCCAGACCCAACTGCAGGTTTCCTTCGGTATTAACATGGTTGCGCTGCACCATGGTCAGCCGAAGATCATGAACCTGAAAGACATTATCGCTGCGTTTGTGCGCCACCGTCGTGAAGTGGTTACCCGCCGTACTATTTTTGAACTGCGTAAAGCCCGCGACCGTGCTCACATTCTCGAAGCACTGGCGATTGCGCTCGCCAACATCGATCCGATCATCGAGTTGATCCGTCGTGCGCCAACGCCGGCTGAAGCGAAAGCAGGACTGGTTGCGCGTTCGTGGGAACTGGGTAACGTTTCTGCGATGCTGGAACGTGCCGGTGATGACGCCGCTCGTCCTGAATGGCTGGAGCCTGAGTTTGGCGTGCGTGACGGTCAGTATTACCTGACGGAACAGCAGGCCCAGGCAATTCTGGATCTGCGTTTGCAGAAACTGACCGGCCTTGAGCATGAAAAACTGCTCGACGAATATAAAGAGCTGCTGGAGCAGATCGCTGAACTGTTGCACATTCTGGGCAGTGCCGATCGTCTGATGGAAGTGATTCGTGAAGAGATGGAGCTGGTTCGCGAGCAGTTCGGTGATGAGCGTCGCACCGAAATCACCGCCAACAGCGCTGACATTAACATCGAAGATCTGATTACCCAGGAAGATGTTGTCGTGACCTTGTCTCATCAGGGCTACGTTAAATATCAGCCGTTAACTGATTACGAAGCACAGCGTCGTGGCGGTAAGGGTAAATCAGCGGCACGTATTAAAGAAGAAGACTTTATCGACCGTCTGCTGGTGGCCAACACCCACGACACGATCCTCTGCTTCTCCAGCCGTGGCCGTCTGTACTGGATGAAGGTGTATCAGCTGCCGGAAGCGAGCCGTGGCGCGCGTGGACGTCCAATCGTCAACCTGCTGCCGCTGGAAGCCAACGAACGTATTACCGCGATTCTGCCGGTACGCGAGTACGAAGAGGGCGTGAACGTCTTTATGGCAACCGCCAGCGGTACGGTGAAGAAAACGGCGCTGACCGAGTTCAGTCGTCCGCGTTCTGCCGGTATTATCGCGGTTAACCTCAATGAAGGCGATGAACTGATTGGCGTGGATCTGACCTCCGGGTCCGACGAAGCGATGCTGTTCTCTGCCGCAGGTAAAGTGGTGCGCTTCAAAGAAGACGCCGTGCGTGCGATGGGTCGTACTGCGACCGGCGTTCGTGGTATCAAGCTTGCTGGTGAAGACAAAGTCGTTTCTCTGATTATTCCTCGTGGCGAAGGTGCAATCCTGACTGTGACGCAAAACGGTTATGGTAAGCGTACTGCGGCAGAAGAGTATCCGACCAAGTCACGTGCGACGCAGGGCGTTATCTCCATCAAAGTTACCGAGCGCAACGGTTCCGTTGTCGGCGCGGTGCAGGTGACCGATAGCGACCAGATCATGATGATCACTGATGCAGGTACGCTGGTGCGTACGCGCGTGTCGGAAATTAGCGTGGTCGGGCGTAACACCCAAGGCGTTATCCTCATCCGCACGGCGGAAGATGAAAACGTGGTGGGTCTGCAACGTGTTGCTGAACCGGTTGATGACGAAGAACTGGATTCCATCGACGGAAGTGCTGCTGAAGGGGACGAGGATATCGCGCCTGAAGCAGAAAGCGATGACGATGCAGCGGATGACGCAGAAGAGTAA
- a CDS encoding acetyl-CoA C-acetyltransferase, which produces MKNCVIVSAARTAIGSFNGALATTGAVELGAIVIKAALERAHLDPQRVDEVIMGNVLQAGLGQNPARQALLKSGLSDTVCGFTINKVCGSGLKSVALAAQAIQAGQAQAIVAGGMENMSQAPYLLDAKARWGYRLGDGQLSDVILRDGLICAEHGYHMGITAENVAREYGISREMQDELALMSQRKAVSAIESGAFQAEIIPVSVVSRKKTIVFDRDEFPKVDTTAEGLAALRPAFDKTGSVTAGNASGINDGAAALVIMEESAALAAGLKPLARIKSYASGGVAPAMMGMGPVPATQKALQLSGLQLSDIDVIEANEAFAAQFLAVGKTLGFDAQKVNVNGGAIALGHPIGASGARILVTLLHALQARDKTLGLATLCIGGGQGIAMIVERMN; this is translated from the coding sequence ATGAAAAATTGTGTCATCGTCAGCGCGGCACGTACAGCAATCGGTAGCTTCAACGGCGCACTGGCAACCACCGGCGCCGTCGAACTCGGTGCAATCGTCATTAAAGCTGCGCTTGAGCGCGCCCACCTTGATCCGCAGCGGGTTGACGAGGTGATCATGGGTAATGTATTGCAAGCAGGTCTCGGGCAAAACCCTGCACGCCAGGCGCTATTAAAAAGCGGCCTCTCCGACACCGTTTGTGGCTTTACCATAAATAAAGTCTGCGGCTCTGGCCTCAAAAGCGTGGCGCTTGCCGCACAAGCTATTCAGGCCGGACAGGCTCAGGCGATTGTCGCCGGTGGCATGGAAAACATGAGCCAGGCTCCGTACCTGTTAGACGCCAAAGCCCGCTGGGGATATCGCCTTGGCGACGGGCAGTTGTCCGACGTTATCCTGCGCGATGGCCTAATCTGCGCCGAGCACGGCTACCATATGGGGATCACCGCTGAAAATGTCGCCCGCGAATATGGTATTAGCCGGGAGATGCAGGATGAACTGGCACTGATGTCGCAGCGCAAAGCGGTATCAGCAATAGAATCGGGTGCGTTTCAGGCGGAAATCATCCCTGTGAGTGTGGTATCGCGGAAAAAAACCATCGTCTTTGATCGTGATGAATTCCCTAAAGTTGACACCACGGCAGAAGGTCTGGCTGCATTACGTCCGGCCTTCGACAAAACAGGAAGCGTCACCGCCGGGAACGCCTCAGGGATTAACGACGGTGCTGCGGCTCTGGTGATAATGGAGGAATCTGCGGCCTTGGCCGCAGGGCTGAAACCGCTGGCGCGAATCAAATCCTATGCCAGCGGCGGCGTCGCACCCGCGATGATGGGTATGGGGCCTGTTCCAGCCACACAAAAAGCGCTGCAACTGAGCGGACTACAGCTATCCGATATCGACGTGATCGAGGCCAATGAAGCTTTTGCCGCACAGTTTCTGGCAGTAGGAAAAACGCTGGGGTTTGATGCACAAAAGGTGAACGTTAACGGCGGTGCTATTGCGCTAGGCCATCCTATCGGCGCCAGCGGAGCGCGTATTCTGGTGACACTGCTACATGCGCTACAGGCGCGGGATAAAACGCTGGGACTGGCGACGCTGTGTATCGGCGGTGGTCAGGGGATTGCGATGATAGTGGAACGAATGAACTAA
- a CDS encoding TIGR00366 family protein, which produces MIGRISRFMTRVVSRWLPDPLIFAMLLTLLTFGIALWLTPQTPVSMVRFWGDGFWNLLAFGMQMALIIVTGHALASSGPVKSLLRTAASAAKTPVQGVMLVTFFGSVACVINWGFGLVVGAMFAREVARRVPGSDYPLLIACAYIGFLTWGGGFSGSMPLLAATPGNPVEHIAGLIPVGDTLFTGFNIFITLALIVVMPFITRLMTPKPSDVVSIDPKLLLEEADFQKKLPADAPPSEKLEESRILALIIGALGIAYLAIYFTEKGFNITINTVNLMFMIAGLLLHKTPMAYMRAVSAAARSTAGILVQFPFYAGIQLMMEHSGLGGLITEFFINVANKDTFPLMTFFSSALINFAVPSGGGHWVIQGPFVIPAAQALGADLGKSVMAIAYGEQWMNMAQPFWALPALAIAGLGVRDIMGYCITALLFSGVIFVIGLTLF; this is translated from the coding sequence ATGATCGGTCGCATCTCCCGCTTTATGACTCGCGTGGTCAGCCGCTGGCTGCCCGACCCGCTGATTTTCGCCATGCTGCTCACGCTGCTGACCTTCGGCATTGCACTATGGCTAACGCCGCAAACACCGGTCAGCATGGTGCGATTCTGGGGTGACGGCTTCTGGAACCTGCTGGCATTTGGCATGCAGATGGCGCTAATTATCGTGACGGGTCATGCGTTAGCCAGTTCAGGCCCCGTTAAAAGTCTGCTGCGCACGGCGGCATCCGCCGCCAAAACCCCGGTTCAGGGGGTGATGCTGGTGACTTTTTTCGGTTCGGTCGCCTGCGTAATCAACTGGGGTTTTGGTCTGGTGGTCGGGGCGATGTTTGCCCGCGAAGTCGCCCGTCGGGTTCCCGGCTCCGATTACCCGCTACTGATTGCCTGTGCCTACATTGGTTTTCTCACCTGGGGTGGCGGCTTCTCCGGCTCAATGCCCCTACTGGCGGCAACGCCGGGCAATCCGGTTGAGCATATTGCCGGGTTAATTCCAGTCGGCGACACCCTGTTCACTGGTTTCAATATCTTCATCACCCTGGCGCTGATTGTCGTCATGCCGTTCATTACCCGCCTGATGACACCAAAACCTTCCGATGTGGTCAGCATCGATCCGAAACTGTTACTGGAAGAGGCGGATTTTCAGAAGAAATTACCCGCTGATGCACCACCATCAGAAAAACTGGAAGAGAGTCGTATTCTGGCCCTGATCATCGGTGCACTGGGTATTGCTTACCTGGCCATCTATTTCACCGAGAAAGGATTCAACATCACCATCAATACCGTCAATCTGATGTTTATGATTGCCGGGCTGTTGCTGCACAAAACGCCAATGGCCTATATGCGGGCCGTCAGCGCCGCAGCGCGCAGCACCGCTGGAATTCTGGTGCAATTTCCCTTCTACGCCGGTATCCAGTTGATGATGGAGCACTCCGGTCTCGGAGGACTCATCACCGAGTTTTTCATCAACGTCGCCAACAAAGACACCTTTCCGCTGATGACCTTTTTCAGCTCTGCGCTCATTAACTTTGCCGTGCCGTCGGGCGGCGGTCACTGGGTTATTCAGGGGCCGTTCGTGATTCCCGCCGCGCAGGCGCTTGGCGCTGACCTCGGAAAATCCGTCATGGCTATCGCCTACGGCGAGCAGTGGATGAACATGGCGCAACCGTTCTGGGCGTTACCTGCACTGGCCATCGCCGGGCTGGGGGTGCGCGACATCATGGGTTACTGCATCACCGCCCTGCTCTTCTCCGGCGTCATTTTTGTCATCGGATTGACCTTGTTCTGA
- a CDS encoding 3-oxoacid CoA-transferase subunit B gives MDAKQRIARRVAQELRDGDVVNLGIGLPTMVANYLPADIHITLQSENGFLGLGPVTTAHPDLVNAGGQPCGILPGAAMFDSAMSFALIRGGHVDACVLGGLQVDEQANLANWVVPGKMVPGMGGAMDLVTGARKVIIAMEHCAKDGSAKILRHCTMPLTAQHAVHMLVTELAVFRFIDGKMWLTEIVEGCDIATLREKTEAQFDVAADLVIQRGDA, from the coding sequence ATGGATGCTAAACAACGTATTGCGCGCCGCGTGGCGCAAGAGCTTCGCGACGGCGATGTTGTCAACCTGGGGATTGGCCTGCCAACAATGGTCGCCAACTATCTACCGGCAGATATTCACATCACTCTGCAGTCTGAAAACGGCTTTCTTGGGTTGGGGCCGGTAACGACCGCGCATCCTGATCTGGTTAACGCCGGTGGACAGCCGTGCGGAATTTTACCCGGTGCGGCCATGTTTGACAGCGCCATGTCATTTGCACTTATTCGTGGCGGTCACGTCGATGCTTGTGTTCTCGGAGGATTACAAGTCGATGAGCAGGCTAACCTCGCCAACTGGGTAGTACCAGGAAAAATGGTGCCCGGCATGGGCGGTGCGATGGATCTGGTGACCGGTGCTCGCAAAGTGATTATCGCCATGGAACATTGCGCGAAAGACGGTTCAGCGAAAATCCTCCGTCACTGCACCATGCCGCTTACGGCGCAACATGCGGTGCACATGCTGGTCACTGAACTTGCCGTATTCCGCTTTATTGACGGAAAAATGTGGCTCACTGAAATCGTTGAAGGATGCGACATCGCCACGCTGCGTGAAAAAACAGAAGCGCAGTTCGACGTCGCCGCCGATCTGGTTATCCAGCGGGGTGACGCATGA
- the atoD gene encoding acetate CoA-transferase subunit alpha: MKTKLITLQDAASFFRDGMTIMVGGFMGVGTPPRLVEALLESGVRDLTLIANDTAFVDTGIGPLIVNGRVSKVIASHIGTNPETGRRMIAGEMEVQLVPQGTLIEQIRCGGAGLGGFLTPTGVGTIVEDGKQTMTLDGKTWLLERPLRADLALIRAHRADMLGNLTYQLSARNFNPLIALAADITLVEPDEMVETGELQPDQIVTPGAVIDHIVIPQES, encoded by the coding sequence ATGAAAACCAAACTGATTACCTTACAAGACGCAGCGAGCTTCTTTCGTGACGGCATGACCATCATGGTCGGCGGTTTTATGGGTGTTGGCACGCCACCTCGTCTGGTCGAAGCCTTACTTGAATCTGGTGTCAGAGATCTGACGCTAATTGCCAACGATACCGCTTTTGTCGATACCGGTATCGGGCCATTGATTGTCAATGGTCGGGTGAGCAAAGTGATTGCTTCGCATATTGGCACCAACCCTGAAACCGGTCGCCGCATGATTGCCGGTGAAATGGAGGTTCAACTGGTGCCACAAGGCACGCTGATTGAGCAAATCCGCTGCGGCGGCGCGGGTCTTGGCGGCTTTCTGACGCCAACCGGCGTCGGCACCATCGTAGAAGATGGCAAGCAGACCATGACGCTTGATGGCAAAACCTGGCTGCTTGAACGCCCATTGCGTGCAGACCTCGCGCTTATCCGCGCGCACCGCGCCGACATGCTTGGCAACCTCACCTATCAACTCAGCGCCCGTAACTTTAACCCTCTGATTGCCCTTGCCGCCGACATCACGCTGGTTGAGCCGGATGAAATGGTCGAAACAGGCGAGCTGCAACCTGACCAGATAGTCACCCCCGGCGCCGTTATCGACCATATCGTCATTCCACAGGAGAGCTAA
- the atoC gene encoding acetoacetate metabolism transcriptional regulator AtoC has product MKTTYRILIVDDEENVRRMLATAFSLQGHETHCASDGRAALDLFVDTQPDVVLMDIRMPEMDGIAALKAMRAQQPRIPVILMTAYAEVETAVDALRSGAFDYVIKPFDLDELHLVIQRALQLQAMKQEIRNLHKALSTSWQWGHILTNSPLMMDICKDTAKIAISQANVLISGESGTGKELIARAIHYNSRRANGPFIKINCAALPESLLESELFGHEKGAFTGAQTLRQGLFERAHQGTLLLDEIGEMPLVLQAKLLRILQEREFERIGGHQTIRVDIRIIAATNRCLQTMVKEGTFREDLFYRLNVIHLTLPPLRERREDIALLANHFLQKFSSENQRDIIEIDPTAMSILAAWSWPGNIRELSNVIERAVVMNTGAVIFAEDLPVQFRSPASAITEVKPTQTGERNLKEEIKREEKRIIIEVLDQQDGNRTRTALMLGISRRALMYKLQEYGIDTSGS; this is encoded by the coding sequence ATGAAAACGACCTACCGTATTCTCATCGTTGATGACGAAGAAAATGTTCGCCGTATGCTTGCCACCGCATTTTCCCTGCAAGGGCATGAAACCCACTGTGCCAGCGACGGCAGAGCCGCGCTGGACCTGTTTGTCGACACGCAGCCGGATGTGGTGCTGATGGACATCCGCATGCCCGAGATGGACGGTATCGCCGCGCTGAAAGCCATGCGCGCCCAGCAACCGCGAATCCCCGTCATTCTGATGACCGCCTACGCTGAAGTCGAAACGGCGGTAGACGCATTACGCAGCGGTGCGTTTGACTATGTCATCAAACCTTTTGATCTGGATGAACTACACCTCGTCATTCAGCGCGCATTACAACTTCAGGCGATGAAACAAGAGATCCGCAACCTGCATAAAGCGCTAAGCACCAGCTGGCAGTGGGGGCATATCCTGACCAACAGCCCGCTGATGATGGATATCTGTAAAGACACGGCGAAAATTGCGATCTCCCAGGCAAACGTGCTGATTAGTGGCGAAAGTGGCACAGGCAAAGAGCTAATTGCTCGCGCCATCCATTACAACAGCCGTCGAGCCAACGGGCCGTTTATCAAAATCAACTGTGCCGCACTGCCGGAATCACTACTGGAAAGTGAACTGTTTGGTCATGAGAAAGGGGCATTTACCGGTGCACAGACATTACGGCAGGGGCTGTTCGAACGCGCCCATCAGGGCACGCTATTGCTCGACGAAATTGGTGAGATGCCGCTGGTTCTGCAGGCGAAACTGCTGCGTATTTTGCAGGAAAGAGAGTTCGAGCGTATCGGCGGACACCAAACGATACGTGTCGATATCCGCATTATTGCCGCTACCAACCGCTGCCTGCAAACGATGGTGAAAGAAGGTACCTTTCGCGAAGACTTGTTTTATCGGCTGAACGTGATTCATCTGACGCTGCCTCCCCTGCGCGAGCGTCGCGAAGACATCGCCTTATTAGCTAACCATTTTTTACAGAAGTTCAGCTCAGAAAATCAGCGCGATATTATCGAGATCGACCCGACAGCGATGTCAATACTCGCAGCCTGGTCGTGGCCGGGCAATATTCGTGAACTATCCAACGTTATCGAACGCGCGGTCGTCATGAATACCGGAGCGGTGATTTTCGCTGAAGATCTACCCGTGCAGTTCCGTTCTCCCGCCAGTGCAATTACAGAAGTAAAACCGACCCAGACAGGCGAGCGAAACCTGAAAGAAGAAATTAAACGCGAGGAAAAACGGATCATCATAGAAGTACTCGACCAACAGGACGGGAACCGTACCCGCACGGCGTTGATGTTGGGCATCAGCCGACGCGCCTTGATGTATAAATTACAGGAATACGGTATCGACACGTCAGGTTCCTGA
- the atoS gene encoding two-component system sensor histidine kinase AtoS: MNDLKWLTRRLTPRRLRNQMIMMAILMVIVPTISIGYIVETEGRSAVLSEKEKKLSAVVHLLNDALGDRFSHYANLPRAARIRALNAELSPLTESITRAFPGVGAGYYNKALDAIITYAPSAFYQSNVGITITDDHPGREVMGSNTPVVYSGRQVRGDILNSMIPIERQGEVIGYIWANELTEDIRQQAWKMDVRIIAVLAAGLISSLLLIVLFSRRLSANIDIITDGLSTLAQKTPARLPDLPGELGQISRSVNALAQTLRETKTLNDLIIENAADGVIAIDRQGDVTTMNPAAEQITGYKLHELVGQPYATLFANTPFSSPVLDTLESGTEHVAQEVSFPGRGRTIEISVTTSRIHNAHGELIGALVIFSDLTARKETQRRLAQTERLATLGELMAGVAHEVRNPLTAIRGYVQIIRQQTSLPEHQEYLSVVLNEIDSINKVIQQLLDFSRPRQSQWQHVQLNALIEETLILVQTSGIQARIAFTTEFDTSLTAIVADRELLKQVILNILINAVQAIGARGEIRIRTWQYTASQQAVMIEDNGCGIDTALQKKIFDPFFTTKASGTGLGLALSQRIINAHQGDIHVASMPGCGATFTLILPINPQGYPSE, translated from the coding sequence ATGAATGACCTGAAATGGCTGACTCGTCGTTTAACCCCGCGACGTTTACGCAACCAAATGATCATGATGGCCATTCTGATGGTGATTGTGCCGACGATATCCATAGGTTATATCGTAGAAACAGAAGGCCGTTCAGCAGTCTTGTCTGAAAAAGAGAAAAAACTGTCGGCGGTGGTGCATTTGCTTAACGATGCGCTGGGCGATCGCTTTAGCCACTATGCGAATCTGCCGCGCGCAGCACGTATTCGAGCACTTAATGCCGAGCTAAGCCCTCTCACAGAGAGTATTACGCGCGCATTTCCGGGTGTAGGCGCGGGGTATTATAACAAAGCGCTGGATGCCATTATCACCTACGCACCCTCTGCTTTTTATCAAAGTAACGTTGGCATCACCATCACCGACGATCACCCCGGACGCGAGGTGATGGGCAGCAACACTCCCGTCGTCTATTCCGGACGGCAGGTTCGCGGTGACATACTCAACTCAATGATCCCGATTGAACGCCAGGGTGAAGTCATTGGGTATATCTGGGCCAACGAACTGACGGAAGACATTCGCCAGCAAGCCTGGAAAATGGATGTCAGGATCATTGCTGTGCTGGCAGCAGGGTTAATCAGCAGTCTGTTACTTATCGTTCTTTTTTCACGCCGACTCAGCGCCAATATCGACATCATCACAGACGGACTCTCAACGCTGGCGCAAAAAACTCCCGCCCGACTGCCAGACCTACCCGGTGAACTGGGGCAAATCAGCCGCAGCGTCAATGCGCTGGCACAAACGCTACGGGAGACCAAAACGCTAAACGATCTGATCATTGAAAACGCCGCAGACGGCGTTATTGCTATCGACAGACAGGGCGACGTCACCACGATGAACCCGGCGGCGGAACAGATAACAGGCTATAAGCTGCATGAGCTGGTTGGGCAACCCTATGCAACGCTGTTTGCCAACACCCCATTTTCCAGCCCAGTACTGGATACTCTTGAAAGCGGCACCGAACATGTCGCCCAAGAGGTAAGCTTTCCGGGACGCGGGCGCACCATTGAGATAAGCGTCACCACCAGTCGGATCCATAACGCTCATGGCGAGTTGATTGGCGCGCTAGTTATCTTCTCAGATTTAACCGCCCGTAAAGAGACCCAGCGGCGGTTGGCGCAAACGGAAAGGCTCGCCACTCTCGGCGAACTGATGGCTGGCGTCGCCCATGAGGTGAGAAATCCGCTGACGGCCATTCGCGGCTATGTCCAGATCATTCGTCAGCAAACCTCTTTGCCGGAGCATCAGGAATACTTATCCGTAGTGCTGAATGAAATCGATTCAATCAATAAAGTCATCCAACAACTGTTGGATTTCTCACGCCCGCGACAAAGCCAGTGGCAGCATGTTCAACTCAATGCGTTAATTGAGGAGACGTTAATCCTCGTACAAACCTCCGGTATTCAGGCGCGCATTGCCTTTACAACGGAATTCGATACCAGCCTGACGGCAATCGTCGCCGATCGCGAACTCCTCAAGCAGGTGATCCTGAATATTTTAATTAATGCAGTACAGGCGATAGGTGCGCGAGGGGAAATTCGCATCCGCACCTGGCAGTACACTGCATCACAACAGGCGGTGATGATTGAGGATAATGGCTGCGGTATTGATACCGCCTTACAGAAGAAAATATTTGATCCATTCTTTACCACAAAAGCGTCAGGTACAGGTCTTGGACTGGCGCTGAGCCAGCGCATTATCAATGCGCATCAGGGGGATATTCACGTTGCCAGCATGCCTGGCTGCGGCGCAACCTTCACGCTTATTTTACCGATCAACCCGCAGGGATATCCGTCAGAATGA